The following are encoded together in the Salmonella enterica subsp. enterica serovar Choleraesuis genome:
- the trxA gene encoding thioredoxin: protein MSDKIIHLTDDSFVTDVLKAEGAVLVDFWAEWCGPCKMIAPILDEVASEYQGKLTIAKLNIDQNPATAPKYGIRGIPTLLLFKNGEVAATKVGALSKGQLKEFLDANLA from the coding sequence ATGAGCGATAAAATTATTCACCTGACCGACGACAGTTTTGTAACGGATGTACTGAAGGCCGAGGGTGCGGTTCTGGTTGATTTTTGGGCTGAGTGGTGTGGGCCATGCAAAATGATTGCCCCAATCCTTGATGAAGTTGCCTCTGAATATCAGGGTAAGCTGACCATCGCTAAGCTGAACATCGATCAAAACCCGGCTACCGCGCCTAAATACGGTATCCGTGGTATCCCAACTTTGCTGCTGTTCAAAAATGGCGAAGTTGCCGCCACTAAAGTTGGTGCACTGTCTAAAGGACAGCTGAAAGAGTTCCTGGACGCCAATCTGGCCTAA
- the wecB gene encoding UDP-N-acetylglucosamine 2-epimerase, translating to MAVKVLSVFGTRPEAIKMAPLVHALAQDPFFDARVCVTAQHREMLDQVLELFAIEPDYDLDIMKPGQGLTEITCRILSGLEPVLKEFRPDLVLVHGDTTTTMAASLAAFYQQIPVGHVEAGLRTGSLYSPWPEEANRTLTGHLASLHFAPTDISRANLIKENIGGDKIYVTGNTVIDALLTVRDRVLADDALRAALDAQYPFLQQGKKLILVTGHRRESFGRGFENICHALADIATANPQVQIVYPVHLNPNVSEPVNRILGHIDNVSLIAPQEYLPFIWLMNHAWLILTDSGGIQEEAPSLGKPVLVMRETTERPEAVSAGTVRLVGTQRETIVREVNHLLNDQQAWQIMSQAHNPYGDGNACERIIAALKNHQGKV from the coding sequence ATGGCTGTGAAAGTGTTATCAGTATTCGGTACCCGACCGGAAGCGATTAAAATGGCTCCGCTGGTTCATGCACTGGCACAGGATCCATTTTTCGATGCCAGGGTCTGCGTAACGGCCCAGCACCGGGAGATGTTAGATCAGGTGCTGGAGCTGTTTGCCATTGAGCCGGATTACGATCTGGATATCATGAAGCCCGGACAGGGGCTGACCGAGATAACATGCCGCATTCTTTCAGGGCTGGAACCGGTATTAAAAGAGTTTCGCCCCGACCTGGTATTGGTGCATGGTGATACCACCACCACAATGGCCGCAAGCCTGGCAGCGTTTTATCAGCAAATTCCGGTTGGTCATGTGGAAGCTGGCCTGCGCACCGGTTCGCTCTACTCCCCGTGGCCTGAAGAGGCAAATCGTACTCTCACCGGGCACCTCGCCAGCCTGCACTTTGCCCCAACCGATATTTCACGCGCTAATCTTATTAAAGAGAATATCGGCGGGGATAAAATCTACGTCACCGGTAATACCGTGATTGATGCCTTGCTTACGGTGCGTGACCGGGTGCTGGCCGACGATGCGCTACGCGCTGCATTGGATGCCCAGTATCCGTTCTTACAGCAAGGTAAAAAACTGATTTTAGTCACCGGACATCGGCGCGAGAGCTTTGGTCGCGGGTTTGAAAATATATGCCATGCGCTGGCGGATATTGCCACGGCCAATCCGCAGGTTCAGATTGTCTATCCGGTTCATTTGAATCCGAACGTAAGCGAGCCGGTTAACCGCATCCTTGGCCACATCGATAATGTGAGCCTGATTGCGCCGCAGGAGTATCTGCCATTTATCTGGCTGATGAACCATGCATGGCTGATTCTGACCGACTCTGGCGGCATTCAGGAAGAGGCTCCATCGCTAGGTAAACCGGTGCTAGTTATGCGGGAAACCACCGAACGTCCTGAGGCGGTAAGCGCCGGGACGGTACGCCTGGTCGGAACTCAGCGCGAAACGATTGTTCGGGAAGTGAACCATCTGCTTAACGATCAACAGGCCTGGCAGATTATGAGCCAGGCCCATAATCCATACGGTGACGGCAATGCTTGCGAGCGCATTATTGCCGCGCTGAAAAATCATCAGGGGAAGGTATGA
- the rffG gene encoding dTDP-glucose 4,6-dehydratase — protein sequence MKRILVTGGAGFIGSALVRHIINETNDAVVVVDKLTYAGNLASLAPVAGSERFAFEQVDICDRAALDEVFAKYQPDGVMHLAAESHVDRSIDGPAAFIETNIVGTYTLLEAARSYWLEQEPQARAAFRFHHISTDEVYGDLHGPEDLFTETTPYAPSSPYSASKAGSDHLVRAWSRTYGLPVLVTNCSNNYGPYHFPEKLIPLIILNALAGKPLPVYGNGQQIRDWLYVEDHARALWLVINEGAPGETYNIGGHNERANIDVVLAICELLEQRVPEKPQGVAHYRDLITHVTDRPGHDLRYAIDAGKIERELGWRPRETFSSGLAKTVDWYLANEAWWRQVQDGSYQGQRLGLAEPR from the coding sequence GTGAAACGCATTCTGGTGACCGGCGGCGCGGGGTTCATTGGCTCAGCGCTGGTGCGCCACATTATCAATGAAACCAACGACGCGGTGGTGGTGGTCGATAAGCTGACTTATGCCGGAAACCTGGCGTCTCTGGCACCGGTTGCCGGTAGCGAACGCTTTGCTTTTGAGCAGGTGGATATTTGCGATCGCGCGGCGTTGGACGAGGTTTTTGCTAAATATCAACCAGATGGCGTGATGCATCTGGCGGCAGAAAGCCACGTTGACCGTTCTATTGACGGTCCGGCTGCCTTCATTGAAACCAATATCGTTGGTACCTATACGCTGCTGGAAGCGGCGCGCAGCTACTGGCTGGAACAGGAACCACAGGCGCGCGCGGCATTTCGCTTTCACCATATCTCGACTGATGAAGTATATGGCGACTTGCACGGCCCTGAGGACTTGTTCACCGAAACCACGCCTTACGCCCCAAGCAGCCCGTATTCGGCATCAAAAGCCGGGAGTGACCACCTGGTTCGGGCATGGTCACGTACCTATGGCCTGCCGGTGCTGGTGACCAACTGCTCCAATAACTACGGTCCCTATCACTTTCCTGAGAAACTTATTCCGCTCATCATCCTTAATGCGCTGGCCGGTAAACCGTTGCCGGTTTATGGCAATGGTCAGCAGATCCGCGACTGGCTATATGTGGAAGACCACGCCCGGGCATTATGGCTGGTGATTAACGAGGGTGCGCCGGGGGAAACCTATAACATTGGCGGGCACAATGAGCGTGCCAATATTGATGTGGTGCTGGCTATCTGCGAGCTGCTAGAGCAGCGGGTGCCCGAAAAGCCGCAAGGTGTGGCCCATTACCGCGACCTGATTACTCACGTTACCGACCGTCCCGGGCATGACCTGCGTTACGCTATTGATGCCGGAAAAATCGAGCGTGAACTGGGCTGGCGTCCACGGGAAACATTTAGCAGTGGGCTGGCTAAAACCGTTGACTGGTATCTTGCCAATGAAGCCTGGTGGCGTCAGGTTCAGGATGGAAGTTATCAGGGGCAGCGGCTCGGTCTGGCCGAACCACGCTAA
- the wzzE gene encoding ECA polysaccharide chain length modulation protein, with the protein MRESNPGAVPASIDNELDIQGLFGTLWKGKRWIIGLALLGVIIALVYTFFARQQWSSTAITDRPTVNMLGGYYSQQQFLRNLDSRTDQGSPDQTSVMDDVYREFSMQLASWDTRRDFWLQTDYYKQRRVDNSKADAAMLDELINNIVYTPRDEARNINDSVKLSAETSADANNLLRQYVAFASERAASHLNDELKGAWAARTVQMLAQVKRQEAVAKSIYDRRLHNLEQGLKVAEQNNIARSTTDIPPEELPDSELFMLGRSQLQARIENLNAVGPSYDIGYDQNRAMLATLDVGPTPDPHFQTYRYLRTPEEPVKRDSPRRGFLMVMWGIVGALVGAGVALARRRRS; encoded by the coding sequence ATGAGAGAATCAAACCCAGGGGCAGTGCCCGCGAGCATCGACAATGAACTGGACATTCAGGGCCTGTTCGGGACGTTATGGAAAGGAAAGCGCTGGATTATCGGTCTGGCGTTATTAGGCGTTATTATCGCGCTGGTTTATACCTTCTTCGCCCGCCAGCAGTGGAGTTCAACGGCGATTACCGACAGGCCAACCGTGAATATGCTGGGCGGCTACTATTCTCAGCAGCAGTTCTTGCGTAATTTGGATAGCCGGACCGATCAAGGCTCGCCGGATCAAACCTCGGTGATGGACGATGTCTACCGAGAATTCAGCATGCAACTAGCATCCTGGGATACACGCCGCGATTTCTGGCTGCAGACCGACTATTACAAGCAGCGTCGGGTGGATAACAGCAAGGCTGATGCAGCCATGCTAGATGAGCTGATTAATAATATCGTTTACACCCCGCGTGATGAAGCACGCAATATCAACGATAGCGTTAAGCTCAGCGCTGAAACCTCCGCCGACGCGAACAACCTTCTGCGTCAATATGTTGCATTTGCCAGCGAGCGAGCAGCCAGTCATCTTAATGATGAGCTGAAAGGTGCCTGGGCGGCGCGCACGGTCCAGATGCTGGCTCAGGTTAAGCGTCAGGAAGCAGTGGCAAAGTCGATTTACGATCGCCGATTGCACAATCTGGAGCAAGGCCTGAAGGTGGCTGAGCAGAATAATATTGCACGCAGCACTACAGATATCCCCCCAGAAGAGTTGCCTGATTCAGAGTTGTTTATGCTGGGCCGCTCGCAGCTGCAGGCGCGGATTGAAAACCTGAATGCCGTTGGACCTTCTTACGATATTGGTTACGACCAGAATCGGGCAATGCTAGCCACACTCGACGTTGGCCCGACGCCTGACCCACACTTCCAGACCTACCGTTACCTGCGTACGCCAGAGGAACCTGTGAAACGCGACAGCCCGCGCCGCGGATTTTTGATGGTGATGTGGGGCATTGTTGGTGCCCTGGTTGGGGCCGGTGTTGCACTGGCAAGGCGTCGCCGCAGCTAA
- the gppA gene encoding guanosine-5'-triphosphate,3'-diphosphate pyrophosphatase, whose translation MHNASSQYAAIDLGSNSFHMLVVREVAGSIQTLARIKRKVRLAAGLDAANRLSSEAMERGWQCLRLFAERLQDIPSEQVRVVSTATLRIAVNAQEFIDRAQQILGCPVQIISGEEEARLIYQGVAHTTGGADRRLVVDIGGASTELVTGTGASATSLFSLSMGCVTWLERYFSDRNLAQENFDAAEKAAGLVLQPVIAELRRHGWQICVGASGTVQALQEIMMAQGMDERITLVKLEQLKQRAIQCGRLEELEIEGLTLERALVFPSGLAILIAIFRELNIECMTLSGGALREGLVYGMLHLAVDQDIRQRTLRNIQRRFMVDTEQAVRVATLAESFAEKVADSWKLDALSRELLRSAALLHEIGLSVDFKKAPQHAAYLVSNLDLPGFTPAQKKLLATLLLNQTNPIDLSSLHQQNAVPPRVAECLCRLLRLAVLFASHRRDEGVPAISLAASAETLFLALPDGWLNHNPLGAETLHQEVLWQSYVHWQLKVS comes from the coding sequence ATGCATAACGCTTCCTCGCAGTACGCCGCCATTGATCTTGGCTCCAACAGTTTTCATATGCTGGTCGTACGCGAGGTGGCCGGAAGCATTCAGACCCTGGCCAGAATCAAGCGTAAAGTTCGCCTTGCTGCTGGCCTGGATGCCGCGAACCGCCTCTCTTCAGAGGCGATGGAGCGCGGCTGGCAATGTCTGCGCCTGTTTGCTGAACGCTTGCAGGATATCCCGTCAGAACAAGTACGGGTTGTGTCGACTGCGACCCTGCGTATCGCCGTTAATGCCCAGGAGTTTATCGACCGCGCCCAGCAAATTTTGGGCTGCCCGGTACAGATAATTAGCGGTGAAGAAGAAGCGCGCCTGATTTATCAGGGCGTCGCTCACACCACCGGTGGTGCCGACCGGCGTCTGGTTGTCGATATTGGCGGAGCCAGCACCGAGCTGGTTACCGGTACGGGTGCAAGCGCAACTTCTCTCTTTAGCCTGTCCATGGGCTGTGTTACCTGGCTTGAGCGTTACTTTAGCGATCGCAATCTGGCTCAGGAAAACTTTGACGCCGCCGAAAAAGCCGCAGGTCTGGTATTGCAGCCGGTTATCGCCGAGTTGCGCCGCCACGGCTGGCAGATTTGCGTCGGGGCCTCAGGCACGGTGCAGGCGTTGCAGGAAATCATGATGGCTCAGGGTATGGATGAACGCATCACCCTGGTTAAGCTTGAACAGCTCAAGCAGCGGGCTATTCAATGCGGTCGTCTTGAGGAACTGGAAATTGAAGGTCTGACGCTGGAACGAGCGCTGGTCTTCCCAAGCGGCCTGGCCATTTTGATAGCTATCTTCCGCGAGTTGAATATTGAGTGTATGACTCTGTCCGGCGGCGCTTTGCGCGAAGGGCTGGTCTACGGAATGCTACATCTGGCGGTAGACCAAGATATTCGCCAGCGCACCCTGCGTAATATTCAGCGGCGTTTCATGGTAGACACCGAGCAGGCTGTACGAGTCGCCACGCTCGCTGAGAGTTTTGCTGAAAAAGTTGCAGATAGCTGGAAACTTGACGCTTTGAGCCGCGAATTGCTGCGAAGTGCAGCTTTATTACATGAGATTGGCCTGAGCGTTGATTTTAAAAAGGCACCTCAGCATGCGGCTTATCTGGTAAGCAATCTGGATTTACCCGGTTTCACACCTGCACAGAAAAAACTGCTGGCTACTCTGTTACTTAATCAAACTAACCCTATCGACCTCTCGTCGCTGCATCAGCAAAATGCGGTGCCGCCGCGGGTAGCGGAATGCCTTTGCCGCCTGCTGCGTCTGGCAGTGCTGTTCGCCAGCCACCGCCGTGATGAGGGCGTCCCGGCCATTAGCCTGGCCGCCAGCGCGGAAACCCTGTTCCTGGCATTGCCTGATGGCTGGCTGAACCACAACCCGCTTGGTGCCGAAACGCTGCATCAGGAAGTGTTGTGGCAGAGCTATGTGCACTGGCAACTTAAAGTAAGCTAA
- the wecC gene encoding UDP-N-acetyl-D-mannosamine dehydrogenase has protein sequence MSFSTISVIGLGYIGLPTAAAFASRGQNVVGVDINQHAVDTINRGEIHIVEPELAQVVKAAVDAGHLQARTEPVVADAYLIAVPTPFKGEHEPDMRFVEAAANSIAPVLRKGAVVILESTSPVGATEQMAEWLAALRPDLTFPQQAGEAADIHIAYCPERVLPGKVMVELINNDRVIGGMTPACSQLACDLYRIFLKGECVVTNARTAELCKLTENSFRDVNIAFANELSLICADQGIDVWELIRLANRHPRVNVLQPGPGVGGHCIAVDPWFIVAQNPQQARLIRTAREVNDHKPFWVIDRVKAQVADCLTETGKRANELTIACFGLAFKPDIDDLRESPAMEIACDLAEWNAGTTLVVEPNITALPEKLSGHCQLVSLEQALEQADVLVLLVDHQSFKALDGSKIKQRWLVDTKGVWR, from the coding sequence ATGAGTTTTTCGACCATTTCAGTTATTGGTCTGGGTTATATCGGCCTGCCAACGGCGGCGGCATTCGCCTCCAGGGGCCAGAATGTTGTCGGCGTGGATATTAATCAACACGCAGTCGATACCATTAACCGCGGCGAAATACATATTGTCGAGCCTGAGCTGGCGCAGGTGGTGAAGGCTGCCGTTGATGCCGGACACCTCCAGGCGCGTACCGAGCCGGTTGTGGCTGATGCATATCTGATTGCTGTACCTACGCCTTTCAAAGGCGAACATGAGCCGGATATGCGGTTCGTCGAGGCGGCAGCAAACTCTATCGCTCCTGTGTTACGTAAAGGCGCCGTAGTTATTCTGGAGTCTACTTCGCCGGTCGGAGCCACTGAGCAGATGGCCGAATGGCTGGCCGCTCTGCGTCCAGATCTCACCTTCCCTCAGCAAGCTGGAGAAGCGGCTGATATTCATATCGCTTATTGCCCTGAGCGCGTACTGCCGGGCAAGGTTATGGTCGAACTGATTAACAACGACCGGGTGATTGGCGGCATGACGCCAGCCTGTTCTCAGCTGGCCTGCGACCTGTACCGCATTTTCCTGAAAGGCGAGTGTGTGGTGACTAATGCCCGCACTGCGGAGCTTTGCAAGCTGACAGAAAACAGCTTCCGCGATGTGAATATTGCCTTTGCTAACGAACTATCGCTGATTTGCGCCGATCAGGGGATCGATGTTTGGGAGCTGATTCGTCTGGCTAACCGCCATCCGCGAGTTAACGTTTTACAGCCCGGCCCTGGGGTTGGCGGCCACTGCATCGCGGTCGACCCATGGTTTATCGTAGCTCAGAACCCGCAGCAGGCGCGGCTTATCCGCACCGCTCGTGAAGTGAACGACCATAAACCATTCTGGGTTATCGACCGGGTTAAAGCCCAGGTTGCGGACTGCCTGACTGAAACCGGCAAGCGTGCCAATGAGCTAACTATCGCCTGCTTTGGTCTGGCATTTAAGCCAGATATTGATGACCTGCGCGAAAGCCCGGCGATGGAGATAGCCTGCGATTTAGCCGAGTGGAACGCAGGTACGACCCTGGTAGTAGAACCAAATATTACCGCTTTGCCGGAAAAACTTAGCGGCCACTGTCAGCTGGTTAGTCTGGAGCAGGCGCTGGAACAGGCTGATGTTCTGGTGTTGCTGGTGGATCACCAATCGTTTAAGGCCCTGGATGGCAGCAAGATCAAACAGCGCTGGTTGGTGGATACTAAAGGAGTCTGGCGGTGA
- the wecA gene encoding undecaprenyl-phosphate alpha-N-acetylglucosaminyl 1-phosphate transferase produces MNVLAASTELIGIFLFTTIFLFFARKVAKKIGLVDKPNYRKKHQGVIPLVGGISVFAGICFTALITNYYIPHFHLYLICAGIMVFVGALDDRFDISVKIRATVQALVGVAMMTIGGLYLNSLGNIFGSWELVLGPFGYLLTLFAVWAAINAFNMVDGIDGLLGGLSCVSFAAMGIILWVDGQQSLAMWCFAMIAAILPYITLNLGILGRRYKVFMGDAGSTLIGFTVIWILLQTTQGKPHPISPVTALWIIAIPLMDMVAIMYRRLRKGMSPFSPDRQHIHHLIMRAGFTSRQAFVLITLAAALLAAIGVAGEYITFIPDWVMLVLFLLAFLLYGYCIKRAWKVARFIKRLKRRMRRSNQTTHG; encoded by the coding sequence GTGAATGTGTTAGCCGCCAGTACTGAGTTGATCGGTATTTTTTTATTCACAACAATTTTCCTATTTTTTGCCCGCAAGGTTGCTAAAAAGATTGGTCTTGTTGATAAACCTAATTACAGAAAAAAACATCAGGGGGTGATTCCGCTGGTGGGAGGGATCTCTGTTTTTGCGGGGATTTGCTTCACCGCGCTTATCACTAACTACTATATACCGCACTTCCATCTGTATCTTATCTGCGCGGGTATTATGGTGTTTGTTGGCGCTCTGGATGACAGGTTTGATATCAGCGTTAAAATCCGCGCCACGGTGCAGGCCCTGGTCGGGGTTGCGATGATGACCATTGGCGGCCTGTATCTAAACAGTTTGGGTAATATTTTTGGCTCATGGGAGCTGGTATTGGGGCCGTTTGGCTATCTGCTTACCCTGTTTGCCGTATGGGCTGCAATCAACGCATTTAACATGGTCGATGGTATTGATGGACTGCTCGGCGGGCTGTCCTGCGTATCCTTCGCGGCTATGGGCATTATTTTGTGGGTTGATGGTCAGCAGAGCCTGGCCATGTGGTGTTTTGCGATGATTGCGGCCATCCTGCCATATATCACGCTCAACCTCGGTATTCTGGGCCGCCGCTATAAAGTTTTTATGGGCGATGCCGGTAGTACCTTAATTGGCTTTACTGTTATCTGGATCCTGCTGCAAACCACACAGGGTAAGCCGCATCCAATCAGCCCGGTCACTGCCCTGTGGATTATCGCCATCCCTCTAATGGACATGGTGGCTATCATGTATCGCCGTCTGCGTAAGGGTATGAGCCCATTCTCCCCGGACCGCCAGCACATTCACCACCTCATCATGCGTGCGGGGTTTACCTCCCGTCAGGCATTTGTACTCATCACTTTAGCCGCCGCTTTGCTGGCAGCCATTGGTGTTGCCGGTGAATACATCACTTTCATCCCAGACTGGGTAATGTTGGTATTGTTCTTGCTTGCATTTCTGCTCTACGGATACTGCATCAAACGTGCCTGGAAAGTAGCTCGTTTTATCAAGCGACTGAAACGTCGTATGCGACGCAGTAACCAGACAACTCATGGTTAA
- the rho gene encoding transcription termination factor Rho, whose product MNLTELKNTPVSELITLGESMGLENLARMRKQDIIFAILKQHAKSGEDIFGDGVLEILQDGFGFLRSADSSYLAGPDDIYVSPSQIRRFNLRTGDTISGKIRPPKEGERYFALLKVNEVNYDKPENARSKILFENLTPLHANSRLRMERGNGSTEDLTARVLDLASPIGRGQRGLIVAPPKAGKTMLLQNIAQSIAYNHPDCVLMVLLIDERPEEVTEMQRLVKGEVVASTFDEPASRHVQVAEMVIEKAKRLVEHKKDVIILLDSITRLARAYNTVVPASGKVLTGGVDANALHRPKRFFGAARNVEEGGSLTIIATALIDTGSKMDEVIYEEFKGTGNMELHLSRKIAEKRVFPAIDYNRSGTRKEELLTTQEELQKMWILRKIIHPMGEIDAMEFLINKLAMTKTNDEFFDMMKRS is encoded by the coding sequence ATGAATCTTACCGAATTAAAGAACACGCCGGTTTCTGAGCTGATTACTCTCGGCGAAAGCATGGGGCTGGAAAACCTGGCTCGTATGCGTAAACAGGACATCATCTTCGCCATCCTGAAGCAACATGCGAAAAGTGGCGAAGATATCTTTGGTGATGGTGTGCTGGAGATATTGCAGGATGGATTTGGATTCCTGCGTTCTGCAGACAGCTCCTACCTCGCCGGCCCTGATGATATCTACGTTTCCCCTAGCCAAATCCGCCGTTTTAACCTCCGCACTGGTGACACCATCTCTGGTAAGATCCGGCCTCCAAAAGAAGGCGAGCGTTACTTTGCGCTGCTGAAGGTTAACGAAGTCAACTACGACAAACCGGAAAACGCCCGCAGTAAGATTCTGTTCGAAAACTTGACCCCGCTGCACGCAAACTCCCGTCTGCGTATGGAGCGTGGTAACGGCTCTACCGAAGACCTCACCGCCCGCGTACTCGACCTGGCATCGCCAATCGGTCGTGGCCAGCGTGGCCTGATCGTCGCTCCGCCAAAAGCCGGTAAAACTATGCTGCTGCAAAACATCGCGCAGAGCATCGCTTACAACCACCCAGACTGCGTACTGATGGTACTGCTTATCGACGAACGTCCGGAAGAAGTGACCGAGATGCAGCGTCTGGTTAAAGGTGAAGTGGTTGCTTCAACCTTTGATGAGCCAGCTTCCCGTCATGTTCAGGTTGCTGAGATGGTTATCGAGAAGGCTAAGCGTCTGGTTGAGCATAAAAAAGACGTTATCATTCTGCTGGACTCTATTACCCGTCTGGCTCGTGCCTACAACACCGTGGTTCCGGCTTCCGGTAAAGTACTGACCGGTGGTGTGGATGCTAACGCCCTGCATCGTCCAAAACGCTTCTTCGGTGCGGCTCGTAACGTGGAGGAGGGCGGCAGCCTGACCATCATCGCTACCGCACTTATCGATACCGGCTCTAAAATGGATGAAGTTATCTACGAAGAGTTTAAAGGTACCGGTAACATGGAACTGCATCTCTCTCGTAAGATTGCTGAAAAACGCGTCTTCCCGGCTATCGATTACAACCGCTCCGGTACTCGTAAAGAAGAGCTGCTGACCACTCAGGAAGAACTGCAGAAAATGTGGATCCTGCGTAAGATTATTCACCCAATGGGCGAAATCGATGCCATGGAGTTCTTGATTAATAAGCTGGCTATGACCAAGACTAATGACGAATTCTTCGACATGATGAAACGGTCCTGA
- the rhlB gene encoding ATP-dependent RNA helicase RhlB has translation MTEQKFSDFALHPKVVESLENKGFYNCTPIQALALPLTLAGRDVAGQAQTGTGKTMAFLTSTFHYLLSHPAAENRQVNQPRALIMAPTRELAVQIHSDAEPLAQATGLKLGLAYGGDGYDKQLKVLESGVDILIGTTGRLIDYTKQNHVNLGAIQVVVLDEADRMYDLGFIKDIRWLFRRMPAADQRLNMLFSATLSYRVRELAFEQMNNAEYVEVEPEQKTGHRIKEELFYPSNEEKMRLLQTLIEEEWPDRAIIFANTKHRCEDIWGHLAADGHRVGLLTGDVAQKKRLRILEDFTSGNIDILVATDVAARGLHIPAVTHVFNYDLPDDCEDYVHRIGRTGRAGASGHSISLACEEYALNLPAIETYIGHMIPVSKYNQDALLSELPPPKRLPRRTGNGPRRNAPRNRRRSG, from the coding sequence TTGACCGAACAGAAGTTTTCCGACTTCGCCCTGCATCCGAAAGTGGTTGAATCCCTTGAAAATAAAGGGTTTTACAACTGCACACCCATTCAGGCACTCGCCCTTCCGCTGACGCTGGCGGGCCGCGATGTGGCCGGACAGGCGCAAACCGGTACCGGGAAAACGATGGCGTTTTTGACGTCAACGTTTCATTACCTCCTGTCTCATCCTGCGGCTGAAAACCGCCAGGTGAACCAGCCGCGCGCCTTGATCATGGCCCCGACCCGTGAGCTGGCTGTGCAGATTCACTCCGATGCCGAGCCTCTGGCGCAGGCTACCGGTCTCAAACTGGGCCTGGCTTACGGTGGCGATGGCTACGATAAGCAGCTGAAGGTGCTGGAAAGCGGCGTAGATATCCTTATCGGTACCACCGGGCGCCTCATTGATTACACTAAACAGAACCATGTTAACCTGGGCGCCATTCAGGTTGTGGTGCTGGACGAAGCCGATCGCATGTACGATCTGGGCTTCATTAAAGATATTCGCTGGCTGTTCCGCCGCATGCCTGCCGCTGACCAGCGTCTGAATATGCTGTTCTCCGCTACGCTCTCTTACCGGGTACGAGAGCTGGCCTTTGAGCAGATGAACAATGCGGAATACGTCGAAGTAGAACCGGAGCAGAAAACCGGGCACCGTATTAAAGAAGAGCTGTTCTACCCTTCTAACGAAGAAAAGATGCGGCTGCTTCAGACCCTTATAGAAGAAGAGTGGCCTGACCGGGCAATTATCTTCGCGAATACTAAGCACCGTTGCGAGGATATCTGGGGTCATCTGGCCGCCGATGGACATCGCGTAGGTCTTCTGACCGGTGACGTAGCCCAGAAAAAACGTCTGCGTATTCTCGAGGATTTCACCAGCGGCAATATCGATATCCTGGTCGCGACTGACGTAGCTGCACGCGGCCTGCATATTCCCGCGGTAACCCACGTCTTCAACTATGACCTGCCTGATGACTGTGAAGATTATGTGCACCGTATCGGCCGCACCGGTCGCGCGGGGGCCAGCGGGCACTCAATTAGCCTGGCCTGTGAAGAGTACGCGCTGAATCTCCCGGCAATCGAGACCTATATCGGTCACATGATCCCGGTAAGCAAGTACAACCAGGATGCTCTGCTTAGTGAGCTTCCGCCGCCGAAGCGTCTGCCGCGCCGAACGGGCAACGGCCCACGTCGCAACGCGCCGCGTAATCGTCGCCGCTCCGGATAA